One window of the Candidatus Zixiibacteriota bacterium genome contains the following:
- a CDS encoding hypothetical protein (Evidence 5 : Unknown function): protein MSLKIFSTHDLPREEWDRLTKDSFLSSYEFARLWEIFGGCPIFLAQETHGALTSGLTGVIFGRSFYRRFKSMPDGLTGGIVNDGKMDAEEIKSANHEFTNYLKGRGFARIDIYSPRWPIEEAGFNKRDVMTQVVDLTGEYKPSDAEVPRHIRHGLKGDGVVAERIDGEDLESFYKLVLETASRHGQKPRYPLVFFKRLRAMAENDKRIIWPAVYHDGRLAAAHIYFLERGELFHWQGFSSQEHWNLKPNHLLLNFIIEFARRSGIGSLDLGGSPPEAAGLREFKAGWGGKDVCRNYYTHLNGFGKLYFRGKRR from the coding sequence ATGTCGCTTAAAATATTTTCGACTCATGACCTTCCACGGGAAGAGTGGGACAGACTCACGAAAGATTCCTTTCTGTCATCGTACGAATTCGCGCGATTATGGGAGATCTTTGGCGGCTGTCCAATTTTTCTGGCTCAGGAGACCCATGGGGCGCTCACCAGCGGACTGACGGGAGTGATTTTCGGGCGTTCCTTTTACCGCCGTTTCAAATCAATGCCTGACGGACTTACCGGAGGGATTGTGAACGACGGGAAAATGGATGCCGAGGAAATTAAGAGCGCCAACCATGAATTCACCAATTATCTAAAGGGTCGGGGATTTGCCCGAATCGATATTTATAGTCCGCGATGGCCGATTGAAGAAGCCGGCTTTAACAAGCGGGATGTTATGACTCAAGTAGTTGATTTAACCGGAGAGTATAAACCGTCGGATGCCGAAGTCCCGCGCCATATTCGGCACGGCCTAAAGGGGGATGGTGTTGTCGCGGAGCGGATTGATGGGGAGGATCTGGAATCGTTTTACAAATTGGTGCTTGAAACAGCATCCCGGCACGGACAGAAACCGCGATATCCGCTGGTGTTTTTCAAAAGACTTCGGGCAATGGCCGAGAACGATAAAAGGATTATCTGGCCGGCGGTGTATCATGATGGCCGTCTGGCGGCCGCCCATATATATTTTCTGGAACGGGGGGAATTATTCCACTGGCAGGGTTTCTCCTCGCAGGAACACTGGAATCTCAAACCGAATCATCTGCTTTTGAATTTTATAATTGAATTTGCCCGAAGGAGCGGAATTGGCAGTCTCGATTTGGGCGGCTCGCCGCCGGAAGCCGCGGGACTTCGGGAATTCAAAGCCGGCTGGGGCGGCAAAGATGTCTGCCGGAATTATTATACGCACTTAAACGGTTTCGGGAAATTGTACTTTAGAGGCAAGAGACGATGA
- a CDS encoding exported hypothetical protein (Evidence 5 : Unknown function): MVKGKIFKIEIILAIWAIALAAPAGAATYSNWRTYTSTAQVRYVDYFDDTLHVMTSGGYLKIDPATAGMTKITNDDGLGTNDLYYILKDSSQEVWLAGYGRLLRRDGDIYQPYIFFDRSDNLLNLYSLADDNEQLWVGTSAGLTLFSKNIDGGQIEDSYDRFGNFNPGPAVYDILLVGDTIWIATSSGLAVADKSRPDLLKSFANWKTFNSGNYPELLYDTVSALAYYHGHIYLGTRKSAYYISIEGGDTAFVRVPTRATTKVNHMRVEADTLYIYSTGGYFIVTDSVTIWGDITSFPNAAFSSGYVTSQGLWLGMLLNGLYYGEGAHFTKYDDGGLPSNDVTALYADDSGRVGACFRLSGAAKFESGSWSPLTMNTGSGAVAVAIDRDNATWVGTWGNGLNYAGNDTNINYDENNSTLRGVLEAPSYVVVNGLATNGRYLYVNCYRALDGNPLSIVDLENRNRWVSFGVADGIATDQVDAIDIFGNYVAIGSEYSGVYYLYLGDDPFNKSDDSAVNFREDNSWLGSNNVNTVKFDNHGVLWAGTKYGLSRYDDGIERFVNVILPDGFGPEVTHLLFDRRDNIWIGARNGLARYDAAQHSMEVFTNLNSGLADNMITALAINPITNDLWIGTPSGISILKSSIGPPTTEAAKVIAFPNPYVVRSSDDVLNFNYQGNATVRIFTPTGDLVKEFDVNIPWDGTNQDGKEAASGVYLFLLKASDGSIGRGKILLVRQ, translated from the coding sequence ATGGTTAAGGGAAAGATTTTTAAGATAGAAATTATTCTGGCGATATGGGCAATCGCCCTCGCGGCGCCGGCGGGGGCCGCCACATACTCCAATTGGCGGACGTATACCTCGACGGCCCAGGTGCGGTATGTCGATTATTTTGACGATACTTTGCACGTCATGACCTCCGGAGGGTATTTGAAAATAGATCCCGCGACCGCGGGCATGACCAAAATTACGAATGATGACGGACTGGGGACAAATGACCTGTATTATATACTGAAAGATTCCTCGCAAGAAGTATGGCTGGCGGGGTACGGGCGTCTCTTGAGACGGGACGGGGACATATACCAACCATATATCTTTTTCGATCGCAGCGATAACCTTCTCAACTTGTACAGTCTGGCCGACGACAACGAGCAACTCTGGGTCGGGACATCGGCAGGCCTGACCCTGTTTTCGAAAAATATCGACGGCGGTCAGATTGAGGATTCCTATGACCGTTTCGGGAATTTCAATCCCGGGCCGGCCGTCTATGATATTCTGTTAGTCGGCGACACCATCTGGATCGCGACATCGTCAGGACTGGCCGTGGCCGACAAGAGCCGTCCGGATCTGCTGAAATCTTTCGCAAATTGGAAGACCTTCAATTCCGGCAATTATCCGGAACTTCTTTACGACACGGTCTCGGCCCTGGCCTATTATCACGGTCATATTTACCTGGGGACCAGAAAGAGCGCTTATTACATATCAATAGAGGGGGGAGATACCGCATTTGTACGGGTTCCAACGAGGGCCACGACAAAAGTCAATCATATGCGGGTGGAAGCGGATACGCTATATATTTATTCCACCGGGGGATATTTTATAGTAACGGATTCAGTGACAATCTGGGGCGATATCACATCATTTCCAAATGCGGCTTTTTCAAGCGGCTATGTGACGTCCCAGGGACTCTGGCTCGGGATGCTGCTCAATGGTCTCTATTACGGAGAGGGGGCGCATTTTACAAAGTACGACGATGGCGGTTTGCCTTCGAATGATGTCACCGCACTCTATGCCGATGATTCGGGAAGAGTCGGGGCCTGTTTCAGATTGTCCGGGGCCGCCAAATTCGAGAGCGGCAGTTGGAGTCCATTGACTATGAATACCGGATCCGGCGCGGTAGCGGTGGCGATCGATAGGGACAATGCGACCTGGGTCGGTACCTGGGGAAACGGGCTGAACTATGCCGGAAATGATACCAACATAAATTATGATGAAAATAATTCCACCCTGCGCGGCGTGCTGGAAGCCCCCAGTTATGTCGTGGTCAACGGGTTGGCGACGAACGGTCGATATCTTTATGTCAATTGCTATCGGGCCCTTGACGGCAATCCCCTGTCGATCGTTGATTTAGAGAATCGAAACAGATGGGTATCGTTCGGCGTTGCCGATGGAATTGCGACGGATCAAGTCGATGCGATCGATATTTTCGGCAATTATGTCGCCATCGGAAGCGAGTACAGCGGGGTATATTATTTATATCTGGGGGATGATCCTTTCAATAAGAGCGATGATTCCGCGGTCAATTTTCGGGAGGACAATTCCTGGCTGGGATCCAATAATGTCAACACGGTCAAATTCGACAACCACGGCGTTTTGTGGGCGGGGACGAAATACGGCCTGTCGCGCTATGATGACGGTATCGAGCGATTCGTGAATGTCATCCTGCCGGACGGTTTCGGCCCCGAAGTAACACACCTTCTTTTCGACCGCCGCGACAATATCTGGATCGGGGCCCGCAACGGGCTGGCCCGGTATGACGCCGCCCAACATTCCATGGAAGTTTTTACCAACCTGAATTCAGGTCTGGCCGACAACATGATTACGGCCCTGGCCATCAATCCGATTACCAATGATCTCTGGATCGGGACACCGTCAGGGATTTCAATTCTTAAATCAAGTATCGGCCCGCCCACAACGGAGGCCGCAAAAGTGATTGCCTTCCCGAATCCGTATGTAGTCAGAAGTTCCGATGATGTATTGAACTTCAATTATCAAGGAAACGCCACGGTGCGGATATTCACTCCCACCGGCGATCTGGTAAAAGAGTTTGATGTCAATATTCCCTGGGACGGAACCAATCAGGACGGGAAAGAAGCGGCATCGGGAGTGTATCTTTTTCTTTTGAAGGCATCAGACGGAAGTATCGGCCGGGGAAAAATCCTTCTGGTTCGGCAGTAA